A part of Citrifermentans bremense genomic DNA contains:
- a CDS encoding ABC transporter ATP-binding protein, which yields MGHSGSGKSTLLNLVGGLDRPSGGALSVGGTDLLALSEDGLARFRRDFVGIIFQQHHLIPYPTALENVMMSQFFHSVSDEAEARLALERVGLGHRLKNRPSELSGGEQQRVCIARAIINSPKLLLGDEPTGNLDHKSTAMVLELLQELRDEERFSIVMVTHNQEVASWGDRTIHMDDGCVVREERKRS from the coding sequence TGGGACATTCCGGCTCCGGCAAGAGCACGCTTTTGAACCTCGTGGGGGGGCTGGACCGCCCCAGCGGCGGAGCGCTGAGCGTCGGGGGGACGGACCTCCTCGCGCTCTCGGAGGATGGCCTTGCGCGCTTTCGCCGCGATTTCGTCGGCATCATTTTCCAGCAGCACCACCTGATCCCCTACCCCACTGCGCTGGAAAACGTGATGATGTCGCAGTTCTTCCACAGCGTTTCCGACGAGGCGGAGGCAAGGCTCGCCCTGGAGCGGGTTGGGCTCGGGCACCGTCTCAAAAACCGCCCCTCGGAGCTCTCGGGGGGAGAGCAGCAGCGCGTCTGCATTGCGCGCGCCATCATCAACAGCCCGAAGCTCCTCTTGGGAGACGAGCCGACCGGGAACCTGGACCACAAGAGCACCGCCATGGTGCTGGAGCTTTTGCAGGAGCTGCGCGACGAGGAGCGCTTTTCCATCGTCATGGTGACGCACAACCAGGAGGTGGCCTCCTGGGGGGACCGCACCATCCACATGGACGACGGCTGCGTGGTGCGCGAAGAGAGGAAGCGCTCTTGA